From the Priestia aryabhattai genome, one window contains:
- a CDS encoding IS6 family transposase, producing MANQSSFKWKHYQPDIILSTVRWYLRYNLSFRDLVEMMEERGLSMAHATIMRWVHQYGPEMDKRIRRQLKKTNDSWRVDETYIKVKGQWIYLYRAVDSEGNTIDFYLSKTRDHKAAKRFFKKALRSFHVSMPRVITVDKNPAYPISIEELKNEKKMPVGIQVRQVKYLNNVIEQDHRFIKKRVRSMLGLKSFHSAKSVISGIEAMHMIKKGQLVLRDKSVQNQKEFIHKLFGLAS from the coding sequence GTGGCAAATCAATCTTCATTCAAATGGAAACATTATCAGCCTGACATCATTTTATCAACGGTAAGATGGTACCTACGGTACAACCTCAGTTTTCGTGATTTGGTGGAAATGATGGAGGAACGTGGTTTATCTATGGCTCACGCAACGATTATGCGTTGGGTACATCAATATGGACCTGAAATGGACAAAAGAATTCGTCGTCAACTTAAGAAAACAAACGATTCTTGGCGAGTAGATGAGACGTATATTAAAGTTAAAGGGCAATGGATATATTTGTACCGGGCCGTTGATTCAGAAGGAAATACCATTGATTTTTATCTAAGTAAAACAAGAGACCACAAGGCTGCAAAGCGATTCTTTAAGAAAGCTTTGCGGTCTTTTCATGTTTCAATGCCTCGTGTTATAACAGTCGATAAGAATCCTGCCTATCCTATATCGATTGAAGAGCTGAAGAACGAAAAAAAGATGCCCGTAGGCATCCAAGTAAGGCAAGTGAAGTATCTGAATAACGTAATAGAACAAGATCATCGGTTTATTAAAAAGCGAGTTCGTTCAATGTTAGGATTAAAGTCCTTTCACTCAGCGAAGTCCGTTATTTCTGGAATAGAAGCAATGCATATGATTAAAAAAGGGCAACTTGTTTTACGGGACAAGTCTGTCCAAAATCAAAAAGAATTTATTCACAAGCTGTTTGGATTAGCTTCATAA